Proteins encoded in a region of the Petroclostridium xylanilyticum genome:
- a CDS encoding phage tail terminator family protein, translated as MVNEIKQAIVDKLHELYRDAAIYDEDIPQGFKTPSFLIVLVESSYKKAIHDKYSASVSFDVAYFPEAQYDMKNECYEVSQNILRAFDVLNGYKIMNKTASVTDDVLHVKFTVKYREIKTSICEKMNEIIFE; from the coding sequence ATGGTAAATGAAATAAAACAGGCAATAGTGGATAAATTGCATGAACTTTATCGTGATGCTGCAATATATGATGAGGATATTCCACAGGGATTTAAAACTCCGTCGTTTTTAATAGTCCTGGTTGAAAGTTCATATAAAAAGGCTATTCACGATAAATACAGCGCTTCGGTTTCTTTTGACGTAGCCTATTTCCCAGAAGCCCAATACGACATGAAAAATGAATGCTATGAGGTATCGCAGAACATCTTAAGAGCCTTTGACGTTTTAAATGGTTACAAGATAATGAATAAGACAGCAAGCGTTACCGATGACGTTCTTCACGTAAAATTTACAGTTAAATACAGGGAGATAAAAACTTCCATATGCGAAAAAATGAACGAGATTATTTTTGAATAA
- a CDS encoding HK97 gp10 family phage protein has protein sequence MNTNQRANEIRLKQFREELELMLEDVKEIDKKMLTKAVNVGLVEVKKNTPTGNYPTHVEFIAYKGTEKEKLVSFDVSKKVGGHLKKSWHVSRTEKTNEGVEKKLYNTADYALYVNNGHRIVRHGKTVGFVKGKFMLEKAMGKVDKAIVDEFKKEVEEVKRKHGK, from the coding sequence ATGAACACCAACCAGAGGGCAAATGAGATCCGCTTAAAGCAGTTCCGGGAAGAGCTTGAGCTTATGCTTGAAGATGTGAAAGAGATTGATAAGAAAATGTTAACTAAAGCTGTAAATGTAGGGCTGGTTGAAGTTAAAAAGAATACTCCTACAGGAAATTATCCCACCCATGTTGAGTTTATTGCTTATAAAGGGACTGAAAAAGAAAAATTAGTCAGCTTTGATGTGAGCAAAAAAGTAGGCGGCCATTTAAAGAAAAGCTGGCATGTTTCCCGCACGGAAAAAACTAACGAAGGAGTAGAAAAAAAGCTTTATAATACTGCTGATTACGCCTTGTACGTCAACAACGGGCACAGGATTGTAAGGCATGGCAAAACAGTAGGCTTTGTAAAAGGCAAATTCATGCTTGAAAAGGCTATGGGAAAGGTGGATAAGGCTATAGTCGATGAATTCAAAAAAGAAGTCGAAGAGGTGAAGCGCAAACATGGTAAATGA
- a CDS encoding phage scaffolding protein: MNLKELLGEELYNQVAAALKGKGPDGKDLEVAVINDGSYFPKAKFDAVNEENKALKEQLKQRDTDIAELKKLAGTNEELKNQLSELQKKYKTDTESLNQRLTQLQFDNALDVALMGAKAKNIKAVKALLDIEKIKLDNGQLLGLNEQLEAIKKDNDYLFDMQPPYKPVSGSEPKALTIEQQFEKALKGEI; the protein is encoded by the coding sequence ATGAACTTAAAAGAACTATTGGGAGAAGAACTATATAACCAGGTTGCAGCGGCTTTAAAGGGTAAAGGCCCTGACGGCAAAGACTTGGAAGTGGCCGTAATAAATGATGGCAGCTATTTCCCGAAAGCAAAGTTTGACGCCGTGAACGAAGAAAACAAAGCGTTGAAAGAGCAACTGAAACAGAGGGACACCGACATTGCAGAGCTTAAAAAATTGGCTGGAACAAATGAAGAGTTAAAAAATCAGCTTTCAGAACTTCAAAAGAAGTATAAAACAGACACCGAAAGCCTTAACCAAAGGCTTACACAGCTGCAGTTTGACAATGCCCTGGATGTTGCTTTAATGGGCGCTAAAGCAAAAAATATTAAAGCCGTCAAAGCTCTTTTGGACATTGAAAAAATCAAGCTGGACAACGGGCAGCTTCTAGGTCTTAATGAGCAGCTTGAAGCTATCAAAAAGGACAATGATTACCTTTTTGACATGCAGCCGCCATACAAACCTGTTTCGGGTTCCGAACCCAAAGCATTAACAATCGAACAGCAATTTGAAAAAGCATTGAAAGGAGAGATATAA
- a CDS encoding YjcQ family protein: MDNFKIIYKILKALEAALDYEEFDIDEISHEKLKITYTRWVNILIMLFENGYITGINVRNVLGSKQPQIKINNIRITLKGLEYLQENSVLKKAGEIIKGIADIAT, translated from the coding sequence ATGGATAACTTTAAAATAATTTACAAAATATTAAAAGCGTTAGAAGCGGCACTGGATTATGAGGAATTTGACATAGATGAAATATCACATGAAAAACTTAAAATAACATATACAAGATGGGTTAACATACTCATAATGCTGTTTGAAAACGGGTATATAACCGGGATAAATGTCAGGAATGTACTGGGAAGCAAACAGCCGCAAATAAAAATAAACAATATAAGAATCACGCTTAAAGGACTTGAGTATCTCCAGGAAAATTCAGTTCTTAAAAAGGCAGGAGAGATAATTAAGGGTATAGCAGACATAGCGACATAA
- a CDS encoding CPCC family cysteine-rich protein, with protein MSYEIKCPCCGSDVEMFDICEVCGWQNSGPNEKEDDVKGPNKMSLKEAKEAYKRGEKIY; from the coding sequence ATGAGTTATGAAATTAAATGTCCTTGTTGCGGTTCAGATGTAGAAATGTTTGATATATGCGAAGTTTGCGGCTGGCAAAATAGCGGCCCAAATGAAAAAGAAGATGATGTAAAAGGACCTAACAAAATGAGCCTAAAAGAAGCAAAAGAAGCGTATAAGCGAGGAGAAAAAATATATTAA
- a CDS encoding minor capsid protein: MMDKYWQKRAEQRLEAAEKDLKEYYKELTKAFNQAKREINAAVYEFYLKYAENNKITLAEAQNYLNFAELKEFKGSLQEFIRMAKESIGKVNPELENLSIKARITRYQALETQINEILEKLYAIDYEKYGSEKLKDIYQDQYYRTLFDIGQYRGFNQAFAQLNTNIIDELIKYPFNGLNFSDRIWRQKGDLIYKLREAMTTSFIQGKNPKELAESFAKVFQTKEYEAYRLLHTETTFMAEQATLQAYKDDGIEQYEFVATLDLRTSEICQEHDGKVYDVDKAVAGVNMPPMHPFCRSTTVPYFGEKEGTRVARGEDGKTYPVPANLTYEQWYKEYVVNKNNSGIINTDGKNNAVDDKKWFTSTFYNNRKYKEHIEKHLKEYGNITEEEYLDIARKLLVEPLNDDVEGFISKAGFVFKYRKSTNDFVIGRPDGHISTLFKPVDEYEYYLDQVKKFKDKEER; encoded by the coding sequence ATGATGGACAAATACTGGCAAAAAAGAGCAGAGCAAAGGCTTGAAGCTGCCGAAAAGGATTTGAAAGAGTATTACAAAGAGCTTACTAAAGCCTTTAACCAGGCAAAGAGAGAAATTAACGCAGCAGTATATGAGTTTTATTTAAAGTATGCGGAAAATAACAAAATAACCCTTGCCGAAGCTCAGAACTATTTGAACTTTGCTGAACTTAAAGAATTTAAAGGCAGCTTGCAGGAATTTATCCGCATGGCTAAAGAAAGCATAGGGAAGGTTAATCCTGAACTTGAAAACCTGTCAATCAAGGCAAGGATAACAAGATACCAGGCGCTAGAAACGCAGATAAATGAAATCCTGGAAAAGCTGTATGCCATAGATTATGAAAAATACGGAAGCGAGAAGCTAAAAGACATATACCAGGACCAATATTACAGGACCTTGTTTGATATCGGCCAGTATAGGGGATTTAACCAGGCGTTTGCTCAGCTGAATACAAATATTATAGACGAGCTCATTAAATATCCGTTTAATGGGCTTAATTTTTCGGACAGGATATGGCGTCAAAAAGGAGATTTGATATACAAACTCAGGGAAGCAATGACAACATCTTTTATCCAGGGCAAGAATCCTAAAGAATTGGCAGAGAGCTTTGCAAAGGTATTTCAGACCAAAGAATATGAAGCTTACAGGCTGCTTCACACTGAAACAACATTTATGGCAGAGCAGGCAACGCTTCAGGCTTATAAGGATGATGGCATCGAACAGTATGAGTTTGTAGCAACGCTGGATTTGAGAACCAGTGAAATATGTCAGGAGCATGACGGCAAAGTGTATGATGTGGATAAAGCAGTTGCCGGTGTCAATATGCCGCCGATGCATCCATTCTGCCGTTCTACTACTGTTCCGTACTTTGGAGAAAAAGAAGGAACGAGGGTTGCAAGGGGTGAAGATGGAAAAACGTATCCTGTGCCTGCCAATTTGACTTATGAACAATGGTATAAGGAATATGTTGTAAATAAAAATAATAGTGGTATAATAAATACAGATGGTAAAAATAACGCAGTAGATGACAAGAAGTGGTTCACATCAACTTTCTATAACAACAGGAAATATAAAGAGCATATAGAAAAACACTTAAAAGAATATGGCAACATCACTGAAGAAGAATATTTAGATATAGCAAGAAAGCTATTAGTTGAACCTTTAAATGATGATGTGGAAGGATTTATTAGTAAAGCAGGTTTTGTGTTTAAGTACAGAAAAAGCACAAATGATTTTGTCATTGGCAGACCAGATGGGCATATATCAACACTGTTCAAGCCAGTAGATGAATATGAATACTATTTAGACCAGGTTAAAAAATTTAAGGATAAGGAGGAAAGATGA
- a CDS encoding phage portal protein — translation MDFQTIKKIINKLVSEHQEFVKKAATAEQYYRNKNDIKEKGVLNQQYDAYLRENNLNPLRNADNRISHNWHKLLVDQKVSYGFSYPPLFDVGNPDINKKITRVLGDEYSKVIKDLAVDASNCGVAWLHIWEDENGFNYAVVDPKQVIPIYSSDLKKELVAVLRAYELTGDDGVSYQRFEYWTDKDCTFFIRESNGEINLEFAFEGIPNIIKHKVAMVPFIPLYNNSTHTSDLDLYKDLIDAYDKVVSGFANDLDDVQEVIFVITNYGGESREDFLTDLKKYKTIKVDADGEVNTIRAEIPFEARNAFLEMVKKQIFISGMGVNPDPEKFGNASGVSLQFLYSLLELKMALMETEFRLGLAKLVRAILRHIGVSDNVNIIQTWTRNAIRNDLETVQMLGMSGNIISERTKTKNHPLTEDIEEELKQIEKEKKDLDKELNSDVFPRAGEE, via the coding sequence ATGGATTTTCAAACAATAAAGAAAATAATTAACAAACTTGTTTCAGAACATCAGGAATTCGTTAAAAAGGCTGCAACGGCAGAGCAGTATTATCGCAATAAAAACGATATAAAAGAAAAAGGCGTATTGAATCAGCAATACGATGCTTACCTAAGAGAAAACAACCTAAACCCTTTAAGAAATGCAGACAACCGTATAAGCCATAACTGGCATAAGCTTTTAGTAGACCAAAAAGTCAGTTATGGCTTTTCTTATCCTCCGTTATTTGATGTGGGAAACCCTGATATAAATAAAAAAATAACCAGGGTTTTAGGGGATGAATATAGCAAAGTTATAAAAGACCTGGCCGTCGATGCTTCCAATTGTGGTGTAGCCTGGCTGCATATATGGGAAGATGAAAACGGCTTTAATTATGCTGTAGTAGATCCAAAGCAGGTTATACCTATTTACAGCAGCGATTTAAAAAAAGAGCTTGTTGCGGTTTTAAGGGCTTACGAGCTTACAGGGGATGACGGCGTTTCATACCAGCGCTTTGAATACTGGACAGATAAAGACTGTACATTCTTCATTCGTGAAAGCAACGGAGAAATAAATTTAGAATTCGCCTTTGAAGGGATACCAAACATAATAAAGCACAAGGTAGCCATGGTGCCTTTCATTCCGCTATATAACAACAGTACACATACAAGCGATTTAGACTTATACAAAGACCTGATTGACGCATATGACAAAGTTGTATCGGGATTTGCCAATGACTTAGACGATGTTCAGGAAGTGATATTTGTTATAACAAATTATGGCGGTGAAAGCAGGGAAGATTTCCTTACCGACTTAAAAAAATACAAAACCATCAAAGTTGATGCTGACGGTGAGGTAAATACCATACGTGCGGAGATACCTTTTGAAGCAAGGAACGCTTTCCTTGAGATGGTAAAAAAACAGATATTCATATCCGGCATGGGTGTAAACCCTGACCCTGAAAAATTCGGCAATGCTTCAGGGGTAAGTCTCCAGTTTCTGTATTCGCTGCTTGAACTCAAAATGGCGCTTATGGAAACAGAATTCCGGCTTGGATTGGCGAAACTTGTCAGGGCCATATTACGGCATATAGGCGTTTCTGACAACGTAAATATAATTCAAACATGGACCAGGAACGCTATAAGAAACGACCTTGAAACCGTTCAGATGTTGGGCATGTCCGGCAACATAATATCCGAGAGGACAAAGACTAAGAACCATCCTCTTACTGAGGATATTGAAGAAGAACTTAAACAGATAGAAAAAGAGAAAAAGGATTTAGACAAAGAATTAAACTCAGATGTGTTTCCAAGGGCCGGTGAAGAATGA
- a CDS encoding PBSX family phage terminase large subunit, with protein sequence MYLLICFIFTLYPLKVVGEEIRIINQSLMRGGQQFIVFYTYNPPNSIRNWVNEEVLHERADRIVHHSTYLTVPREWLGEQFFIEAEHLKKVNEKAYRHEYLGEVTGTGGEIFTNATARKITDDEIKTFDKIKRGLDFGYAVDPVHYSVSYYDKTRRRLYIFYEIHQVALSNRKLAELIKQENKSNGPIMADSAEPKSIAELKEYGLKVKGAKKGPDSVEYGIKFLQDLEEIIIDPDRCPNTLREFLNYELEKDSNGNFKAEYPDKNNHSIDSIRYALEDEMRTSGVRVWK encoded by the coding sequence ATGTATTTGTTGATATGTTTTATATTTACTTTGTATCCGCTTAAAGTAGTTGGTGAGGAAATAAGAATTATTAACCAGTCTCTTATGAGAGGCGGACAGCAATTTATTGTATTTTACACGTATAACCCTCCAAATAGTATAAGAAACTGGGTAAACGAAGAAGTTCTCCATGAAAGAGCTGATAGAATAGTACACCACAGCACATATTTAACTGTTCCCCGTGAATGGCTTGGGGAGCAGTTTTTTATTGAAGCTGAACATCTTAAAAAGGTTAATGAAAAGGCGTACAGGCATGAATACCTGGGCGAAGTAACCGGAACAGGTGGAGAAATATTCACGAATGCAACGGCAAGAAAGATAACTGACGATGAGATTAAAACATTTGACAAAATCAAGCGAGGGCTTGACTTTGGATATGCTGTGGACCCTGTCCATTACAGCGTGAGTTATTATGACAAAACAAGAAGGCGTTTATATATCTTCTACGAGATACATCAGGTAGCATTGAGCAACAGGAAACTTGCAGAGTTGATAAAGCAGGAAAATAAAAGTAACGGCCCAATTATGGCTGATAGCGCTGAACCAAAGTCGATTGCTGAACTAAAGGAATATGGATTAAAAGTGAAAGGCGCTAAGAAAGGCCCTGACAGCGTTGAATACGGCATAAAGTTTTTACAGGACCTGGAGGAAATTATCATTGACCCCGATAGATGCCCCAATACTTTAAGAGAATTTTTGAACTACGAGCTTGAAAAAGACAGTAACGGTAACTTCAAGGCCGAGTATCCGGATAAGAACAACCATTCGATAGATAGCATCCGTTATGCCCTTGAAGATGAAATGAGGACTTCAGGGGTACGTGTATGGAAGTGA
- a CDS encoding tyrosine-type recombinase/integrase, with translation MGNINLSKLQMIDIQEMADSLSEEGLKHKTVKYVCRTLHAALEYAVKNKMITENSCKDIEIAEDKEKFEVEIYNAEDLGLLLSLLKEQEHPLYIPVLLASMRGLRRGECLGLAWDDVDFKENVIYIRNNYVVVNGVGYHKKVKTKDSDRIASIDGFIANELKEHKERMNRKGQIQTYVCEVDGKLPDPSHLSRQLKAFQKANRLPQCRFHDLRHTFAVLQLENGTDLDTLKRLMGHSKIGVTSELYLHQNLTLIKKASVIIDNIIIMKNKKSHNNVTIASGEN, from the coding sequence ATTGGTAATATAAATTTATCTAAACTGCAAATGATAGATATACAAGAAATGGCTGATTCTTTATCGGAAGAAGGGCTAAAACATAAAACTGTAAAATATGTATGCAGAACTCTACACGCCGCTTTGGAATATGCCGTTAAGAACAAAATGATTACAGAAAACTCTTGTAAGGATATAGAAATAGCAGAAGATAAAGAAAAATTTGAAGTTGAGATATATAATGCTGAGGATTTAGGTTTGTTGTTGTCTCTCCTTAAAGAGCAAGAGCATCCGTTATATATTCCTGTACTACTTGCTTCCATGAGAGGGCTTCGAAGAGGCGAATGTTTAGGTCTAGCATGGGATGATGTAGACTTCAAGGAAAATGTAATATATATACGTAATAACTATGTCGTCGTTAATGGAGTAGGATACCATAAAAAAGTTAAAACAAAAGATTCAGACCGCATAGCAAGCATTGATGGATTTATTGCCAATGAACTTAAAGAGCACAAAGAAAGAATGAATAGAAAAGGACAAATACAAACGTATGTGTGTGAAGTTGATGGGAAGCTCCCAGATCCATCTCATTTATCAAGGCAATTAAAAGCTTTCCAAAAAGCAAACAGACTTCCGCAGTGTAGATTTCACGATTTAAGACATACATTTGCTGTTTTGCAACTTGAAAACGGTACAGACTTGGATACACTAAAAAGATTAATGGGGCATAGCAAAATAGGAGTAACATCAGAACTATATTTACACCAAAATTTAACTCTTATTAAAAAAGCTTCTGTCATAATTGATAATATTATAATAATGAAAAATAAAAAAAGTCACAATAATGTCACAATCGCAAGCGGTGAAAATTAA
- a CDS encoding peptide chain release factor 3 gives MDNLKDIICNEVARRKTFAIISHPDAGKTTMTEKLLLYGGAIRLAGSVKARKANKYAVSDWMEIEKQRGISVTSSVLQFQYNNYCINILDTPGHQDFSEDTYRTLVAADSAVMLIDGAKGVEEQTIKLFHVCRMRGIPIFTFVNKMDRASKDPFELMEEIENVLGIRSYPMNWPIGTDGDFKGIYNRKLSQIELFDGGNHGQTAVSSTVGKVDDPVFAELLGSHYHGRLCEEIELLDMAGDEFDTEKIMKGEITPIFFGSAMTNFGVQTFLEEFLTLAPSPGARMSASGEIAPQNEKFSGFVFKIQANMNPTHRDRIAFIRICSGRFTRGMSVYHVQAGKEIRLSQPQQFMAQDRTIVEEAYPGDIIGVFDPGIFNLGDTLSEGNPQLKYEGIPIFPPEHFARVMASDSMKRKQFLKGISQLSEEGAIQVFKQPDIGVEALIIGTVGVLQFEVLEYRLKNEYGVDLKIDRLPYRHARWIDGNDVDLTKLSLTSTTKIVHDKHERIVLLFENEWSVRWAEERNQGLKLLDIAK, from the coding sequence ATGGATAATTTGAAAGATATTATATGTAATGAAGTAGCCAGAAGAAAAACTTTTGCGATTATTTCTCACCCTGATGCAGGTAAGACCACCATGACCGAAAAACTTCTGCTTTACGGAGGCGCCATTAGGCTGGCAGGTTCGGTAAAAGCTAGAAAGGCCAATAAATATGCAGTTTCGGACTGGATGGAAATCGAAAAACAAAGAGGAATCTCTGTTACCTCCAGTGTATTGCAGTTCCAGTACAACAACTATTGTATCAACATCCTGGATACGCCGGGACACCAAGACTTCAGTGAAGATACGTATAGGACGCTTGTGGCAGCGGACAGTGCCGTAATGCTTATAGACGGTGCTAAAGGTGTGGAGGAACAAACCATTAAATTGTTCCACGTTTGCAGAATGAGAGGTATCCCTATATTTACATTTGTAAATAAGATGGATAGAGCCAGTAAGGATCCTTTTGAACTAATGGAGGAAATTGAAAATGTCCTCGGTATCCGTTCCTACCCCATGAACTGGCCTATAGGAACCGATGGAGATTTTAAAGGAATTTACAATAGAAAGCTTTCCCAAATTGAGCTGTTTGATGGTGGAAATCACGGTCAGACAGCAGTATCATCCACTGTAGGAAAAGTAGATGACCCTGTTTTTGCAGAACTTTTAGGTTCGCACTATCATGGTAGATTGTGTGAAGAAATTGAACTCCTGGATATGGCCGGAGATGAATTTGATACTGAAAAAATCATGAAGGGTGAAATTACCCCTATATTCTTTGGAAGTGCCATGACTAACTTCGGAGTACAGACCTTCCTTGAAGAGTTTCTTACATTAGCGCCCTCACCTGGTGCGAGAATGTCAGCGTCAGGAGAGATAGCCCCCCAAAATGAAAAGTTTTCAGGGTTTGTATTTAAGATACAGGCTAATATGAATCCTACACATAGAGACAGGATTGCGTTTATACGAATATGTTCCGGGCGTTTTACACGGGGTATGTCGGTATACCATGTGCAGGCAGGAAAAGAAATACGGCTGTCTCAACCCCAGCAATTTATGGCACAGGACCGTACAATTGTGGAGGAAGCTTATCCCGGTGACATTATCGGCGTATTCGATCCGGGCATCTTTAATTTAGGAGATACATTGAGTGAAGGTAATCCGCAGCTTAAATACGAGGGAATTCCTATTTTTCCTCCCGAACATTTTGCAAGAGTTATGGCTTCCGACTCGATGAAGCGTAAACAATTTCTCAAGGGAATCAGCCAACTTTCTGAAGAAGGGGCTATTCAAGTATTTAAGCAGCCAGACATAGGAGTAGAGGCTTTGATTATAGGAACCGTGGGAGTACTTCAATTCGAGGTTTTGGAATATAGGCTAAAAAATGAATATGGCGTAGATTTGAAAATTGACCGTTTACCTTACAGGCATGCCCGCTGGATAGATGGAAACGATGTTGACCTCACCAAACTCAGTCTTACAAGCACAACAAAAATTGTACACGATAAGCACGAGCGAATAGTCCTTCTCTTTGAGAATGAATGGTCGGTACGCTGGGCTGAAGAACGTAATCAGGGGTTAAAGTTACTTGATATTGCAAAATAA